The DNA region GGCCGTCCTCCCCGTGATACAATAGCACTGACTATGGGTCGTTCCACCGCAGCAACCAACGCAGCCGCAGCTCCGGTACTTGCCCCGAAGTAACCTATACGCAGTTTCTTGGTACTGTGGTTCTGTACAAGCCAGTCTGTAGCTCCAACAAGTCTATCAGCAAGTAGCTTGATATCAAACCGAAGATGCATTGTATACATGTCAACCTTCTCCTCTTCAACAGTTAGCAAGTCTATCAATAAAGTTGCTAGTCCTACCTTTCGTAGCACCTCTGCAACATATCGATTCCTTGGGCTGAATCTGCTACTGCCGCTACCATGAGCAAACAACACTACAGCCCTTGCACCTTCTGGCACAATCAAATTGCCCTCCAGAATGACTGAACCACTAGGTACCCTAACTAGACCTTCCTCCTCTAACCTTATCCCTTTGGACATTTACTCCATTTCTCCCGTTTCCGGACCGCCAGGAGGTTTCCTTTCAACTGGTTTTGCCGCTGCGATAACATCGTCTATTCGCAATATCATGCTTGCAGCCTCTGTAGCTGATTTTATGATCTGCTCCTTTACTGCGAGTGGTTCTATGATACCCTTCTTCATCATATCGGAGATCTTTTGTTCCCTCACATCAACACCGATGAACTTGTTATCTTCGGACTGCTTGGCTCTCAACTGTATAATGGTATCTATTGGATCCATGCCTGCATTCTCCCCAAGGATCAGTGGTATTGTTTCAAGTGCTTCAGCAAATTTCTGAACCGCTAGTTGTTCCCTTCCAGACAGTTTGT from Nitrososphaerales archaeon includes:
- a CDS encoding dienelactone hydrolase family protein, which translates into the protein MSKGIRLEEEGLVRVPSGSVILEGNLIVPEGARAVVLFAHGSGSSRFSPRNRYVAEVLRKVGLATLLIDLLTVEEEKVDMYTMHLRFDIKLLADRLVGATDWLVQNHSTKKLRIGYFGASTGAAAALVAAVERPIVSAIVSRGGRPDLAWPILPNVKAPTLLIVGGDDLPVIDMNKEALDKMKCEKKLVIVPGATHLFEEPGKLEEVAALASDWFMRYLH